A region of the Vanrija pseudolonga chromosome 2, complete sequence genome:
ACCGGATTGACAGCTGGGGCGGGAACCGGGGCTGGAGGCTGGATAGGAGCTGGAGCCGGAGCCGGAGCCGGGACTGGGGCgggagcaggagcaggaggtgGAGCAGGGGCCGCGACGGggttggcagcagcagcggcggccgcttGAGGAGTGTGGCGGGAGTTTCCTCGACCGTAGCCATTGGGATTGCCGAGAGCGTGAAGACTAGACTTCGGTCCAGCCTTCCCGTGTTCGAAGTCTCCGACAGTGATAAGAGGCATGTTGGGTTGAGGGGTGGACGATTGAGTAACGATGGTGAGTCGGTGAGTACTGGATGAAGCTTTGCTGTGCGTAGAGGAGAGGAGGTTGGATACGAAGTACAGCAGACGGGAAGAGTAGCATTTAGGCAGGTGGTCTTAATCTTATGCACAGCAACCCATACCATTCATCCGTCATCTATCAGTCATCAACGAATGCGTGATGGAGCCAGTGTGAGCAAATGGGGTTACAAGAGCCGTGGTGGCTCTGCCACAGTAGCTCACACACAATGTGGCATCGTGCCTCGTAATAGGTGGGTACGACCTGTATTCGTGGCGGAACAATAGCCTCTTTAGAGTGAACTCAACGGGGCAAGGCAGTTCTTGTGCCCTGGGGTGTGGTTGAAGTGATCCTGGTGCAGGTGCGAGCATTGCCGACTCGCACCACGCGGTGCGACAATGGCACAAGGGGTGAACAGAATGATGCGAGACATGCGCGAGGTGACAGAGGCAATGACTCGTTCAGACAATACAATCATCAGCTTGTGCGTTTGCTGCGAGGCAGCTGCAGTGGCATTGTCATGGCATGGCATCAATCGGATGTGCGGCGCGGAACAAAAGGCATTGTGCTCCGACTCCCAGGCACACGCTGCAAAGGCAACTCGCCCCGTGTCCAGCTTTGGTGCAGAAACGATCCTCACAGCACTACCTACTCCCGGCCTCCGCGGCCGCAAGCACCGCCAGCTGATGACGGCGTTTACGACTTTGCCTCTTACGGCGGTTATTGCTGCCGAGCTTCTTCAGGCGCGTAGCCACGGACTGCCCCTGCTCTCCGGCGGTGAAGATgtcgtcgacacggccgagctcggaGTCGATGTCGTTCTCTAGGCCTGCAATGGCCGACATAATCACCCTAAAGCtcttggcgccgacgctACGTCGCTTGACCTTACGCAGGTCCCTCTTCATCGACTTGATTTCTGCCATGATATCGCGCAGTGTGGCTGGCGTTAGTGGTGACCTTGTTGAGCACTCACGTTCTGGTGATCGCGCACGCGGATAGTGAGCGGCGAAGTGGGCGCCTGCCTCGAAGTCTGGAGTGCCCTCGTTGAACGACCCTGGTTGACTCGATCCAGGTGACACTGGCTCTTGCTTGATGCTTGGGGACTGGGAAGGTGCACCAGCTTCATCATCCGGTGCAGGGGGTGCCGTGGCAGGTGGGTTAGGCTGAGCGGCGGCTGTCGtcccgcggcggcgcatgTTGCGTCCGTACTGCTcaggcgcgaggagcgcttGGAGCGTCGACCGATCTCCACTGTCATTGACAGTGGGGGATActgggcgacgggcggggcgcggggaGCCCGAGGGGGTACGTGAGTCACGGTCGGCAGGCATGGCTGTGTTCGCTGTTGCAGGTGTGAGGGAGTGAGAGGTTGCGTTCGACGGCTGCTGGCGTGACATGACGGCAGGCATTTAAACATAGACTCCTGGGTAGGCTACCCCTCCTGAACCTTGCAATGTGCGAGGTGACGGCGTTGGACAATGGCACCGCTGAGGTGACAACCAGTCAGCGTGTGATGAGTTGTATGGGAGCGTTGGTGGCGTACGAACAACCCATGTCGGCGCGATTGCCACAAATGATCGGCTTTGGCTGATGGTCGCCATTCGGATTTGCAGGTCACACGCCAGTGGAGCTATGCGTTCGGGCAATTGTCTGGCCTGGGGTAGTAAAGGCCATTGACTGAACGGCGAGCCAGGCCTGAGCGGCGGATACTTAGCGAATGAGGCCAGAGTGGCCGGATTCGAAAATTGCAACCTCCGACATATATTTTAGTTTCAGCCatccgcctgctgctggctgggcaCCATAGGCTAGACCATCATCTCGCTGAGCTGTACATTGAACGGCACTGAGGAGAGGATAAGGTAATGCATGGATCGGGGATACAGGTACAACACGGCAATCGTTGTAGCACGAGCCTTACAACACGACCTCAACCACTGGCTCCGTGTCCAAACGAGACAGGATCTCAAGAATAGCTGTAACCTTCGTGTTGGTGTTACGGGCGTGGAGTGCACTTGCGATCGCGATTGAGCGGACACTGTCTACCGTCTGCTGGATACGGTCGAGCTTGCGGTTGAGGGATGTGATCGACGTCTGGGTCGCCAGTCCGTCCATCTTGGCGCTCATCTCCTTCATGAGGGTGGCGAGGTCTTGTAGCTGTGGGTTGGAGGCTATGTAGGGTGTCAGCTGTGTTCGGTATACTCGCACTCACCAGCACCGGCAGCTTGGTCATTGCCAGCCTCACCGACCTCAGGCAGCGACATGGTGCGGGAGCGAGAGGGCGAAGGGTTGGGAGGAGTATCGCTGGTGGCGGTGACAGTGGGGCTTAAAGAACCGGGCTccgtgggcgaggaggacaccGATGGCGACTTGGGGAGGGAAGTGACAGAGAGAGTTGAGGAGCGACTAGGCGGCATGTTGCTTGGTGAGTTGGTTGAGGATGAGTTGGATGAAGGTGAGAAGAAAGAAGGCGCACCTGTTTATAGTAGCCTGGTCTTGGTTCACCGCTTCGTCCACGGGGCGATGTCCGCGGCAGCAATGATGCGGGCAATGATAGGGGCGTCCCAAGAGCCGCCTTGTTGTTGAAGGTTGAGGAACTGATACTGGGTAGAGATTGATGTAATCAGCAGCACGCTCGACCGGGCCACTTGCCACTGCGCCACAACCTCCATCAAGCATGGTTGATGCGCAGTCAAACAATGCCGCAAGTGGCGATGACACCACACAATAGGTGCCGAAGCGATGCGATCACCGCGATTTGTGCACCACGTCCGTGCACACATGCGACGCGAGGCTGACGAGACAAAAGGCGCAGAGGCTACGCGCCGATCCACACATGCACAAAGGTCATTACATTCATCGTGGCAGCAAACAATACCGGACTCcacccgctcgccctcgcaccacccacaacaCTGCGTCTcctactcgtcgtcgtcgtcgtcgtcgtcgtcgtcatcctcctcaacacccgagtccgagtccgagtccgagtccgagtccgagtccgagtccgagtccgtCTCCATgtccgtctcctcctccatttcctcctccgactcgtcgtggtcgtcgtcgtcgtcgtcgtcgttggcagcagcggcggcggcagcagcgtccTGAGCGGCGACCAACTGGGCCGCAAAGTCCTGTGTGACCATGGTGCCGATGATTTGGACAGCCTGCGACTGGACGGTGGCCTGGTCGACGAGACTGAGCATCAGCGCCCATACCACTGACCCAACTCACTGTCCGATCATGGTCTCGaagtcgtcctcgacctccttgaaCTCGCCGTACCAGCCGTTGAGGAGATCCTCCGAGTCGATCACCGTCTTGCGGATGCGCTTCATCATGGGGCGCATGAAGTTGACCGAGTCGCGGATGATGTCCACGCTGGCATTCATGGGCGAGACGGTGTTCCAGACGTCGGCGACTTCGCGGACAAGCTCGAACTTGGCGGCATTGGTGTTAGCCGTCAGCTCATCCTTGGCGGTGTCGATGTGGGCCGtgagctcgtccttggcggTGTCGATGTGGGCTTTGAGCTGGCGCTTGAGCTTGTTAATGTGGCCCTTGACCTTGGTGTcttggtcggcgagcttctcgtcgaTGTGagccttgagctgctcgacgatgGTAGCTGCGGTTGTTAGACGGAAGGTATGTGCTACACGCTCTCCCACTCACCAGCAAGATTGTCGTTCTGCGCATTGCGGGgagcagcacggcgacgaccgcgagcagtaggggcggcggcagcgttgggctgctggcggttggcggccttcttggccttaCGGGCGGCCCTCTTGGGCTTCGGGGCCGGGTCGTACCTCTGGGGGGCCTTAGAGTTGCGCTGTGGACGGGTCATGTCTGTGATAGTAGATTTGGGTATGTGAATGTGAGTGAGAAGGTGGGGAGTTGTGACAGAAGCAGGGGGTCGCAGGCTGGCTTTTGAGCAGCACTCGAAGCTGCTAAGCCGCGATCTCCCATCAGAACAAAGGGTGAGGCGTGCAGTGTTGGTCGAAGCTGAAAGGGTCGATGGACAATGGGTGAGTAACTTGAGGTCGTGATCGTGTcggtgagtggtgtggtTCAACGTGGGGACAATGAACCGGACGGGGCGAGACatgacacacacacacaccgcacGCGGATGGCCCTGAGtaacacacacacacacaccgtGTACACTGGCCACGAAGAGCCCCTATTGTCAGCAGTACTAATGTTCTgtcagctcctcgaggcgaGCCTCGTTGGTCGAGGCAGTGGCTTCGCGTTGTTGCAAGCTTCCTGGCCCCGCCTCATGGCGATGGCGCAGCGGGGCGGAGGATCAGGAGCTGGTAAAAGGATAAAGGGAAAAGATTGACAAGACAATCTATTGTCTTTCTCTTGGCCCCTAcctgtcctcgtcgccgcgctgtcATGTTGCTCGAGTGAGGGAGAGGATGAGGCGACGAAGAGGGCCGTTGAAGTATCCACCTGGTGCCCACATCGACCCGGTTGTTGACATGATTTGATCATGACGTCACTTTCCACGTGGGGTGACCCTGTCCACGTGATTTTCCCTGAAAAGTCCCGATCGCTCAGTGGCTGTTGCCCAAACAAAGTCTTGTCACATcctgcaggcaggcagaggTTAGCCCGTCTGGCCTGCCTTCTCGTCTCGCAGCGCGCTGCCAAGGCAACCCCTTGGCCCATCACACCACATTTGAAGGTTTGAGTCTTTCATCGTCGCTTCGTCTCTCTCTACACTACCTCATCAACCTCGTTCATCCGCCACCAGGGCCACCCGCCCGTCCAACGACCACGATGAGCGCCAACGCATACTACAAtggcgggcagcagcaatACCAGCCGCCGGCCCAGCCGTACCAGCCCATCGACCCCAACCAGAAGCAGGGGTACGACATGAAGGGCTCGCAGCCGTACGCGCAGGGCGCCGGCCAGTCGTACGCCGCCCCATCGTACCCCCCAccgcaccagcagcagcagcagatcgACGCCGAGTACGGTGGCGACAAGAACTGGGGAGACACGGCTCCACACTCCCAGCAGACGCAGGAGACGGGCGCGCGCTTCAACCCCAAGACGCGTCTCAACGACcccatcttcctcgtcctcttcatcgccaacctcgtcggCTGGGCTGTCGTCTCGGCCATCGCAATCCGCACGTTCGTGCAGTACAacggcctgggcggcggcctcggtaACGCCAACGAGGGCGGCACGGGCTCGAGCATCACCCTCAACTAGTGAGTCGCGACATACTAGCAACGACTGACGCATCCAGTCACACGGTCTACCTCCTTCTCTGCGTCTGCGGTCTttcgctcgccgtcgcttTCATTTGGCTTCTGGTGCGTGCCAAGCCGGGCTGCGCGAGTGCcgctggtggaggtggcgtTGTCAATGGAGGCGGTGTGGTCGCACGGACACTGACATCATCGTGCCCAGTTTGTCCGCACGTTCACCAAGATCATCATGGAGGTCACTCTTGCGCTCACCATGATCCTCAACATTGGTATCTGCATCTGTGAGTGGAATCAAGCACAGCTCGGAGTGGTTTTCAATCGCGCCGTTTTCGCGTCACGGGCCCGGGCTTCCGAAAGTCACGGCTCAGGGTGGCGTGTCAACCCTTGGTGTCCCGCAACGTCAGGGAGTGTGATGATGAGCGCGAATGATTTCCGCCGAGTCCGAGATGCACGCCGAACAGAACGCTGACAGCCTGCGTAGGGTACTTCATCACCAAGTGTACGTGCACTGCTGAATCGGATGTCTCCAGCCCCCGCTAACGCGCACAGACTGGTCAGGAGCCATCATCTTCGCTGTGATCGCCGTCTTCTCGGTGCTGTCGTACTTCTTCATGCGCAAGAGGTGAGAAAGGCGCATGGCAGACCCGTGCTAATACCCAGGATCCCGTTCACGAAGCTCCTCGTTCAGACAGTCATCGATGTTAGCAAGCACCACCCCTCGGTCTACTTTgtcgtcatcatcggccTGATCATCGAGGCCGCCCTTAGTGTCTGGTACTCGTTCACCATCATTGCCATCTACGTCAAGTGGACGCCCAACTCGGCTGCCTGCGTGAGCAGCAACTCGTGTTCGCAGGGCAAGGTCATTGGCTTGATTGTGTACTcgaccttctccttcttctggACCAGCCAGGTGGTTGCCAATATCGTGCTCTGCaccctcgccggcggcgtctACGGAGGTGAGGACATGCAACCCACGAGTTGCTGACACCCACAGGATGGTACTACTACGGCCCCCGCATGAACGATGGCACAGGTCTCCCCAAGAATGCTTCATGGAAAGCCATGCTCCGTGCCTGCACCGTCTCGCTTGGCTCGATTGCCTTCGGTTCGCTCATCGTCACccttcttgagctcctcgaggccttCTTCCGGATGCTCCAGCAATCCGAGTCGAGCCAGGGCGACACTGTCGGCGCAATCCTTGCTTGCTGCGCCGCATGCTGTGTCTCGTGTAtccgcggcctcgtcgagtgGTTCAACAAGTACGCCTACATTGAGATTTCGCTTTACGGCAAGGCCTACATCCCCGCTGCCAAGGACACGTGGAAGCTGCTCAAGGACCGCGGTATCGATGCGCTCGTCAACGACTCGCTGGTCAGCATCCTCATCATGTGGGGCTCGTACATCAACGGCTTCCTGTGCGGCCTGTTTGCGTACGTTTATCTGCGCTTCACCAAGCCGTCGTACAACGCCAAGGGACAGTACACTGCGCCGGTCATTCTGTTCTCGTTTGTGATCGGCATCAACTTGTCCGTCACGATCGGCcgtgccctcgacgccggcgtgtcgacgatctttgtcggcctcggcgagcacccCATGGTCCTTGCTCAGCGCGCTCCCGTGCTGTTCGAGCTCATCCGCCAGCGGTACCCCCGTGTCGTCCAGGGCGTGCCCCAAAACTACTAATTCACGCCAGCGTCCATAGATGCGATACACGAAGTATGACGACTTAATGCATGACTTGAGTGGTGGTAGAGTGGG
Encoded here:
- the PNS1 gene encoding Protein PNS1, with the protein product MSANAYYNGGQQQYQPPAQPYQPIDPNQKQGYDMKGSQPYAQGAGQSYAAPSYPPPHQQQQQIDAEYGGDKNWGDTAPHSQQTQETGARFNPKTRLNDPIFLVLFIANLVGWAVVSAIAIRTFVQYNGLGGGLGNANEGGTGSSITLNYHTVYLLLCVCGLSLAVAFIWLLFVRTFTKIIMEVTLALTMILNIGICIWYFITKYWSGAIIFAVIAVFSVLSYFFMRKRIPFTKLLVQTVIDVSKHHPSVYFVVIIGLIIEAALSVWYSFTIIAIYVKWTPNSAACVSSNSCSQGKVIGLIVYSTFSFFWTSQVVANIVLCTLAGGVYGGWYYYGPRMNDGTGLPKNASWKAMLRACTVSLGSIAFGSLIVTLLELLEAFFRMLQQSESSQGDTVGAILACCAACCVSCIRGLVEWFNKYAYIEISLYGKAYIPAAKDTWKLLKDRGIDALVNDSLVSILIMWGSYINGFLCGLFAYVYLRFTKPSYNAKGQYTAPVILFSFVIGINLSVTIGRALDAGVSTIFVGLGEHPMVLAQRAPVLFELIRQRYPRVVQGVPQNY